CCGCGGACAATCCACGGAGATGCTCAGTCCAATCCCTCTGTTTCATGCCGTTAAATGAACGGCAGGACGCTCGCTGCCCATTCCCTCGCAAACTACTGAAGGTAGAGGTAAGTAGCCAAAAGGTGGGGCTCGCATGTTTACCTCGGCTGTTTCGGCGTCTATTATGTCTGACAAGCAGTGCGTTGAAGTCTTTGGCTTGGCGGGAGGGTTTCTAGCCCGTCCAGTTGCGAAGTGTTAGGATTCACGCCTCAAAGGTCTGCGAGCGGCAGTGCGCCGTTCGAACCCTAATCACTTGTCTCGTATAAGGAATCGATCGTGCAATTGACCCCCGTGCCGCGGCGTTCTTCCGTCGATGAAGTGGTCGAGCGGATCCGACATGAAATCGAGTCCAAAGGGCTCACGTCGGGCGATCGGTTGCCCGGTGAAATGGAGCTGATCAAACAACTGGAAGTTAGCCGACCGGTGCTCCGCGAAGCGCTGGCTCGCCTGCGAGGGCTGGGGCTAGTCGAGATCCAACGTGGCAACGGCACTTTTGTCGCCGAGACCGATTCGTTGACCAGTTGCGTGCGGATGTTGCGGTCGGCCGTCACGATCTCGCCCCGCGAACTGCTCTCCTACACCGAACTGCGAACGGCGATTGAGGTCCAGGCCGTCCGTCAAGCCGCTCAACGTGGCACGGCGGAGGACGTCGCGGAGCTTCGAGCCATCCTGGAGCGATTGGTCAACGTCGATCTTCCATGCGAAAAGTCGCTCGAATTGGACTTCCGCTTCCATCGTCGACTCCTCCAAGCGGCGGACAATGTGTTGATGCAGAACATCATGGAAGTGATCTATGAGTTTGTGTTGACACAGATGGCACAAACGACACCTTCCCCTGCCGACAACGCATTGGGACACAAGTTGCATATCGAGATCGTCGACGCAATCGAAGCTCGAGATCCCGATGCCGCCGAATTGGCGATGCGACAGCACATGGAAATTGTCCTTCAACGTTTGACAGCGATGGTCGATGCCGTCGAGACGGAACCAAAAGAAGCTTGATCGTTTTGAGCGATCGACTTCACAGATGAAACGCTACGGAGAACCCTTGCCCCAGGATTCTCCCACCGCTGCGCGTTCTCCAAGATACATGAAGAGGCTGGATCATGATTCGTGGGAAAGAGTCGGTTTACAGCATTCGTTTCTATCCTGCGAAGTTCATCTCGCTGAAGAACCTTTTGCTTGTCGCGGTGTCGCTAGTCGCAACGGCATCGCCTGTGCGAGCTGTCGATTTTGAGAACCAGATCCTGCCGATCTTGCAAGAACATTGCATCGATTGCCATGGTCCCGATGCTGCCGAATCGGATCTCCGGCTCGATAGTTTGCTCACCGCACTGCGAGGTGGTGATTCGGGCGAAGCCGCGATCGTGCCGGGAGACAGCAAACGCAGCGATCTGATCCACCGTCTGACCAGCGACGACGCGGCCCACCAAATGCCTCCCGACGGCGACCGCTTGCCGCCTGCACAAGTTGAGCTGTTCAAGGCATGGATCGATGATGCCGAGTTATGGCAGCCGGCAAAGGCGGAACTGGCCAAACAGACGATCGATCATTGGTCGTTTCAGCCGTTGCAACGGCCAACGGTTCCCAACGGCTCCGATTCGCAAGCTCATGCGGTCGATGCCTCTCTCGATGCAAAGCTCTCAGCGGCGGGGCTGTCGCAGTCTCCCACCGCGCCCCGTCGACGGCTGGTTCGCCGCGCTTATCAAGTGCTGCACGGACTGCCTCCAACGCCGCAACAAGTCGATGCGTTTGTCGGCGACACTCGCGACAACGCCTGGGAATTGCTGGTGGAAGAGCTACTGGCCAGTCCGCGATATGGTGAGGCGATGGCGACGCAGTGGCTGGACCTGGTCCGGTTCGGCGAGACGCATGGCTTTGAAACCAATCGCGAACGCCCGAACGCTTGGTACTACCGAGACTGGGTGGTCGACGCGTTTAACGCCGACCAGCCCTACGACGATTTCGTTCGCCAGCAGATCGCGGGCGATGCCCTTGGCGCCGATGTGGCGACGGGGTTTCTGGTCGGCGGTCCGTATGATCTGGTCAAAGGAGCCGACCCGTTGTTGCGGCTGACGCAGCGGCAGGACGAACTGGCTGACATCGTCAACACGACGGGAACCGCTTTCCTGGGGCTGTCGCTAGGTTGTGCGCGATGCCACAACCACAAGTTCGATCCGGTTTCTCAGACCGATTATTACGCGATGCAGGCGGTCTTTTCGGGAGTCAACCACGCCGAACGGGCATTGCCTTTACGTGACGACGCGCGGAAGCAACTGGAAGAAATCGATCGCCAGATCGCCGACGCTCGCCAGCATTTGTCTCCCTTCGTCGCCAAGGATGTATCACGGCCAGCGGTCGACGCCAAGGGAAACGTGGAGCAGTTGGAGCCGGTCGACGCGCGATTCGTTCGCTTCACGATTCTGGCAACGAACCAGTCGCAGCCCTGCATTGATGAGTTGGAAATCTTTAGCGGCGATCAAAACGTAGCCCTTGCCAGTGGCGGCGCGATCGCGACGTCCAATGGCGACTTTGTCCATCCGCTTCATAAGTTGGAGCACATCAACGACGGACGGTTTGGCAACGCCCGCAGTTGGATCGCCGCCAAAGCGTCCGGCGGTTGGGTGCAAATCGAACTTCCCAAAACCCAATCGATCGACCGGATCCAATGGGCTCGTGATTCGGAAGGAAGGTATCGCGACCGCTTGGCGACCGAATATCGA
Above is a genomic segment from Rosistilla ulvae containing:
- a CDS encoding FadR/GntR family transcriptional regulator, translated to MQLTPVPRRSSVDEVVERIRHEIESKGLTSGDRLPGEMELIKQLEVSRPVLREALARLRGLGLVEIQRGNGTFVAETDSLTSCVRMLRSAVTISPRELLSYTELRTAIEVQAVRQAAQRGTAEDVAELRAILERLVNVDLPCEKSLELDFRFHRRLLQAADNVLMQNIMEVIYEFVLTQMAQTTPSPADNALGHKLHIEIVDAIEARDPDAAELAMRQHMEIVLQRLTAMVDAVETEPKEA
- a CDS encoding DUF1553 domain-containing protein; this encodes MIRGKESVYSIRFYPAKFISLKNLLLVAVSLVATASPVRAVDFENQILPILQEHCIDCHGPDAAESDLRLDSLLTALRGGDSGEAAIVPGDSKRSDLIHRLTSDDAAHQMPPDGDRLPPAQVELFKAWIDDAELWQPAKAELAKQTIDHWSFQPLQRPTVPNGSDSQAHAVDASLDAKLSAAGLSQSPTAPRRRLVRRAYQVLHGLPPTPQQVDAFVGDTRDNAWELLVEELLASPRYGEAMATQWLDLVRFGETHGFETNRERPNAWYYRDWVVDAFNADQPYDDFVRQQIAGDALGADVATGFLVGGPYDLVKGADPLLRLTQRQDELADIVNTTGTAFLGLSLGCARCHNHKFDPVSQTDYYAMQAVFSGVNHAERALPLRDDARKQLEEIDRQIADARQHLSPFVAKDVSRPAVDAKGNVEQLEPVDARFVRFTILATNQSQPCIDELEIFSGDQNVALASGGAIATSNGDFVHPLHKLEHINDGRFGNARSWIAAKASGGWVQIELPKTQSIDRIQWARDSEGRYRDRLATEYRIEISIDGDAWTEVANGADRLPHGDSSATPIRYDFAHATEAEAEMGRQQLQRLEELNSLRESLLKTPTVYAGTFSQPAPTHRLNRGEIGSPREQVAPAAIRSLTDLSLASDTPEQQRRVAIANWIASADNPLTARVFVNRIWQFHFGTGIVDTPSDFGGNGTPPTHPELLDWLAAELIDSGWSTKHIHRLILTSKAWQQDSLPRDQGLAVDASSRLLWRFPPRRLSAEAIRDSILSVTGKLDLKQGGPGFSAFEIEPENVRHYFPKKDFGPADWRRMVYMTRVRQERDAVFGVFDCPDFNQVVPQRNRSTTPLQALNLLNSRFVLQQADFLVQRLESEASDPAAKVALAYQLCFSRLPDAEESTAALAFVQQNDWQQFARAILNANEFVFVP